The following proteins come from a genomic window of Pseudomonas sp. MAG733B:
- a CDS encoding asparaginase, protein MNSSTYPAAQHVMVLYTGGTIGMQASANGLAPASGFEARMREYLHSQPELVVPQWRFREMSPLIDSANMTPTYWQQLREAVVDAVDVQGCDSVLILHGTDTLAYSAAAMSFQLLGLHARVCFTGSMLPAGVTDSDAWENLGGALVALGQGLAPGVHLYFHGELLDPTRCAKVRSFGRHPFKRLERQGGGVKATSIPTQLNYNQPKQLANVAVLPLFPGISAAIVDGLLDGGIQGLVLECYGSGTGPSDNPEFLASLSRARDNGVVVVAVTQCHEGGVELDVYEAGSRLRGVGVLSGGGMTREAAFGKLQALLGAGLATAEVRRLVELDLCGELS, encoded by the coding sequence ATGAATTCCTCGACCTACCCTGCCGCCCAGCACGTCATGGTGCTCTACACCGGTGGCACCATCGGCATGCAGGCCAGCGCCAACGGCCTGGCCCCGGCGTCCGGTTTTGAAGCGCGGATGCGCGAATACCTGCACAGCCAGCCTGAGCTGGTGGTGCCGCAATGGCGTTTTCGTGAGATGTCGCCGCTGATCGACAGCGCCAACATGACGCCGACGTACTGGCAGCAACTGCGCGAGGCGGTGGTCGATGCGGTGGACGTTCAGGGCTGCGATAGCGTGCTGATCCTGCACGGCACCGACACCCTCGCCTACAGCGCGGCGGCGATGAGTTTTCAGCTATTGGGGCTGCATGCCCGCGTGTGTTTTACCGGTTCGATGTTGCCGGCCGGCGTGACCGACAGCGACGCCTGGGAGAACCTCGGTGGTGCGCTGGTTGCCTTGGGCCAAGGCCTGGCGCCGGGCGTGCATTTGTACTTCCACGGCGAACTGCTGGACCCGACCCGTTGCGCGAAAGTACGCAGCTTCGGTCGGCATCCGTTCAAGCGCCTGGAGCGTCAGGGCGGTGGCGTGAAGGCGACTTCGATTCCAACGCAACTGAATTACAACCAACCTAAACAATTGGCGAATGTTGCTGTGTTGCCGTTGTTTCCAGGTATCAGCGCCGCAATCGTTGATGGCCTGCTCGACGGTGGCATTCAGGGTCTGGTGCTGGAGTGCTACGGCAGTGGCACCGGCCCGAGCGATAACCCCGAGTTTCTCGCCAGCCTCAGTCGTGCGCGAGACAACGGTGTGGTGGTGGTCGCTGTCACGCAATGCCACGAAGGCGGCGTGGAGCTGGATGTCTACGAGGCCGGCAGTCGCCTGCGTGGCGTCGGCGTGCTGTCAGGCGGCGGCATGACCCGCGAAGCGGCGTTCGGTAAGTTGCAGGCGCTGCTGGGTGCAGGGCTGGCAACCGCCGAGGTACGGCGCCTGGTCGAACTGGACCTGTGCGGCGAATTGAGCTGA
- a CDS encoding DUF6543 domain-containing protein: MSTPVLTSTPRIPAPTEALITQLSVGPDLREVAAVLLRQHLQTLYPALDIDPAITMLGTPTWKIVDDEIVAGPTRYQALTEILADQTVSAIPALYIEGEHFLVQQPITEPAIHLPVRIDEIAKLINLLAPVMLSAFQEQQLAFWNTTNGSAGPRWHELSSTLRNFWNVDKVEGWNDDDCSMARNLFRSPDLASRKLDDVYQSKAYLVGIDLVDGEKVTHLSEVSIAMLVGTHKERTIVLTHSLLKGYEKFDSLEKFGQTLPDHLSTSVSHQEIQWRQIEPSDNFFDYQACALISIQINVIGSLDFSDPGHANPGKPLTAQPPAPETVETTSKPGPDIEWFKDALPDWLSSAPLPDLNNFSRHLKDLAALHSQNAGKSYLDGILPIKQYALNELNALHMQKTVEHAVTAQQKADFELDLAMIQIRVQSPVIWGTFAVPGKIDSYTFSIADLALQNLIALPNGNKTLHSTRGKTLPEWLTVKYVEGLITEADIGKAYPALIKSTLLDDPKESSRRQTLFTQHLRIQLPLLALQCQIREQAGIDARGYRYVVAAMEPDVDNRVVEGQTIVIRPLAFVPKRRKHGSEDVVANMFVIGPRDPTAGPCLLYRPMLDEPLTQYPSPTNLLYAIQQSASLRESVLAWLPDSARSDYANYVFQGALPSPWAIAEFLVDPEKLTTMTGPMMLGKQALEGDVFAALFKSNTDALVELADRESVSNAENRWASFRQSGWTLFNTVLPFLGRTVAISAWIWQIMDQLQQLHDAQEKNDKPEQWAALTDLLLNLGMAITLHIATQSTSGKRLTKLAPTSEPPLTTEPAAKTVSIKQLAKTTDSAAPNIQQTLNISGAVNRTPGSLATTLERFKITRPEKLGSANTKEGIHRHLYGLEKKWYAPVGANWFEVSVDDEGTVMIIDPKQADRTGPALTHNLKGQWFIDTRLRLRGGGPKSLTKMAKAQAALKAKELRTKLTAFEKRKKAAQNELQQAHQAITSASAETVQAKRQLYLQKLESQQTEYAVALRDLITLHVFSPTADFQQKALGYLSAQLELIRAGIGEKLITFSPKLRAVLSHIERQAEAPQERQIEDARQMSEMTQDMITRLESIQSRFAELRPLEREGLRLIQQTRERLPAYSLDDLKTLQVTIARNLCLPESTVATQAQAWSTIDRIVDTADIAVRALRDTLDERSVSRLDERVDSLNDLVEQFNVIDERLLDFKNTYAAHVLESPLERLRQQLEAFKNRAVHELVLLVEERDALRARPTLPVQPPRPRRKFIRTRYNGVLIGQPRLTAQGLETDLVDITSPLTDKVIATFHEKTPGVWVERLTSPTTEPAKPDLQISINKGQALLDGLEAFNTRMAEQLKQPGRSPGGIEYLFHQHAMELEHASSAIDQALTDRNVTESTTNSAAQVNKALSDAVDSLYEQATTNMLRMTKEQPPTPAGIKWLVGENALSIAKTITRRRVKTGRTLYLDEYKLTDPKTREVLWYAHFLYSTSWVPAKSFLYGRLKTPQEQQMGPAADTATGLYGAQQLAYYRSMIGLEQARQIFFGTE; encoded by the coding sequence ATGAGCACACCAGTCTTAACCTCAACACCGCGAATTCCGGCCCCGACCGAGGCCTTGATCACACAACTCAGCGTCGGTCCCGACCTGAGAGAGGTCGCGGCCGTCCTTTTACGCCAGCATTTGCAAACGCTGTATCCGGCACTGGATATCGACCCCGCCATTACCATGCTCGGCACGCCGACGTGGAAAATCGTCGACGATGAAATCGTGGCCGGTCCCACCCGGTATCAGGCGTTGACAGAAATCCTCGCCGATCAAACGGTGTCCGCCATTCCAGCCCTTTACATCGAGGGCGAACACTTTCTGGTTCAACAGCCCATCACTGAACCCGCCATCCATTTGCCGGTGCGGATCGACGAAATCGCCAAACTCATCAATCTGCTCGCCCCGGTGATGCTTTCGGCTTTTCAGGAGCAACAGTTGGCATTCTGGAACACGACCAATGGCAGCGCCGGTCCGCGCTGGCATGAACTCTCAAGCACCCTGCGCAATTTCTGGAATGTCGACAAGGTCGAGGGTTGGAATGACGATGATTGCAGCATGGCGCGCAACCTGTTCCGCTCCCCGGACCTGGCGAGCCGCAAGCTGGACGATGTTTATCAAAGCAAAGCCTATCTGGTGGGCATCGACCTGGTCGACGGGGAGAAAGTGACACACCTGAGCGAGGTGTCGATAGCGATGCTGGTGGGCACGCATAAGGAGCGCACCATCGTCCTTACCCATTCGCTGCTCAAGGGGTATGAAAAATTCGATTCCCTGGAAAAATTTGGCCAAACGCTCCCGGATCACCTGAGCACATCCGTGTCCCATCAGGAAATACAGTGGCGGCAGATAGAGCCCAGCGACAACTTCTTTGATTACCAGGCCTGCGCATTGATCTCGATCCAGATCAATGTCATCGGCTCCCTTGATTTCTCCGATCCCGGGCATGCCAATCCGGGTAAGCCGCTGACCGCGCAGCCGCCCGCACCCGAAACCGTCGAGACCACTTCGAAGCCAGGCCCTGATATTGAATGGTTCAAAGACGCACTGCCCGACTGGCTGAGTTCGGCACCGCTGCCGGACCTGAACAACTTTTCACGGCACTTGAAAGACCTGGCGGCGCTGCACAGCCAGAATGCCGGCAAGTCTTATCTGGACGGCATACTGCCGATCAAGCAATACGCACTGAACGAGCTCAACGCACTGCATATGCAAAAGACCGTAGAGCATGCCGTCACGGCACAGCAGAAGGCGGACTTCGAGCTTGATCTGGCCATGATTCAGATACGCGTCCAGAGCCCTGTCATCTGGGGCACCTTTGCCGTTCCGGGCAAGATCGACAGCTACACATTCAGCATTGCCGATCTCGCCTTGCAGAACCTGATTGCGTTGCCCAATGGAAACAAGACCCTTCACTCCACCAGGGGCAAAACCCTGCCAGAGTGGTTGACCGTGAAGTATGTCGAAGGCCTTATCACCGAGGCCGATATCGGCAAGGCCTACCCGGCTTTGATAAAAAGCACACTGCTCGACGATCCAAAAGAATCCTCGCGCCGGCAAACCCTGTTTACCCAACACCTGCGAATTCAGTTACCGCTGCTTGCCTTGCAATGTCAGATCCGCGAACAGGCCGGCATCGACGCACGCGGCTACCGCTACGTTGTGGCTGCGATGGAGCCCGATGTGGATAACCGTGTCGTTGAAGGGCAAACCATCGTCATTCGCCCGCTGGCCTTTGTTCCCAAGCGTCGAAAGCATGGCTCCGAGGATGTGGTCGCCAACATGTTCGTGATCGGCCCGCGGGACCCGACAGCCGGCCCATGCCTGTTGTATCGACCGATGCTTGACGAACCATTGACGCAATACCCCTCGCCCACCAATTTGTTGTATGCCATCCAGCAATCCGCCAGTCTGCGTGAATCCGTGTTGGCCTGGTTGCCGGACAGCGCGCGCAGCGACTACGCCAATTACGTTTTTCAGGGTGCATTGCCTTCACCGTGGGCCATTGCCGAATTTCTGGTCGACCCGGAGAAACTCACGACAATGACCGGGCCGATGATGCTGGGCAAACAGGCATTGGAGGGTGATGTGTTCGCCGCCCTGTTCAAGTCCAACACGGACGCATTGGTTGAGCTTGCAGATCGCGAGTCAGTGTCGAACGCCGAAAACCGCTGGGCCAGCTTCAGGCAGTCTGGTTGGACACTGTTCAACACGGTGCTGCCTTTTTTGGGGCGTACGGTCGCAATCTCGGCCTGGATCTGGCAGATCATGGACCAGCTTCAACAGCTGCATGATGCGCAGGAAAAAAACGACAAGCCTGAACAATGGGCGGCGCTGACCGACCTGTTGCTCAACCTCGGCATGGCGATCACGCTCCATATCGCCACCCAAAGCACATCGGGCAAGCGCCTGACAAAACTCGCCCCCACGTCTGAACCTCCCCTCACAACAGAGCCGGCAGCGAAAACAGTCAGCATCAAACAACTCGCCAAAACCACTGACAGTGCAGCGCCCAACATCCAGCAAACCCTGAACATCAGTGGCGCTGTAAATCGAACGCCCGGCAGTCTGGCAACCACTCTGGAACGCTTCAAAATCACTCGGCCCGAAAAACTTGGCAGCGCCAATACCAAGGAAGGTATTCATCGGCACCTCTATGGCCTCGAGAAAAAATGGTACGCGCCGGTAGGTGCGAATTGGTTCGAAGTTTCGGTGGATGACGAAGGCACGGTCATGATCATCGACCCCAAACAGGCTGATCGCACCGGCCCGGCCTTGACCCACAACCTCAAGGGCCAATGGTTCATCGACACGCGCCTGCGTCTGCGAGGCGGCGGACCAAAGAGCCTGACGAAAATGGCCAAGGCTCAAGCCGCGCTCAAAGCCAAGGAACTGCGTACCAAACTGACGGCGTTTGAAAAACGCAAGAAAGCTGCGCAAAACGAACTGCAACAGGCCCATCAAGCGATCACCAGCGCGAGCGCAGAGACCGTTCAAGCCAAGCGCCAGCTCTACCTTCAAAAACTGGAATCTCAACAAACCGAGTACGCAGTCGCTCTTCGAGACCTCATAACGTTGCATGTGTTTTCGCCCACCGCGGACTTCCAGCAGAAGGCGCTGGGGTACCTGAGCGCCCAACTGGAACTTATCCGTGCGGGCATTGGGGAAAAGCTCATCACCTTCAGTCCCAAATTGCGCGCTGTGCTAAGCCATATCGAACGCCAAGCCGAAGCGCCACAGGAGCGCCAAATCGAAGATGCCCGGCAAATGAGCGAAATGACCCAGGACATGATCACCCGCCTGGAAAGCATTCAATCGCGATTTGCCGAGCTCAGGCCGCTGGAAAGAGAAGGCCTGCGGCTGATCCAGCAGACTCGCGAACGATTACCCGCCTACTCGCTCGATGACCTCAAGACCCTCCAGGTGACGATCGCGCGCAATCTGTGCCTTCCCGAAAGTACCGTTGCGACGCAAGCGCAAGCCTGGTCGACCATTGACCGGATTGTCGACACCGCCGACATCGCCGTGCGGGCGCTGCGCGACACGCTGGATGAGCGCAGCGTGTCGCGTCTGGACGAGCGCGTCGACAGCCTCAACGACCTGGTTGAACAGTTCAACGTCATCGACGAGCGCTTGCTGGATTTCAAGAATACGTACGCTGCACACGTCCTTGAGTCGCCGCTGGAACGGCTGCGCCAACAGCTTGAGGCGTTCAAAAACCGTGCGGTCCACGAACTGGTGCTGCTGGTTGAAGAAAGGGATGCTTTACGCGCCAGGCCCACGCTGCCCGTGCAACCGCCGAGGCCCAGGAGGAAGTTCATCAGGACGCGCTACAACGGTGTTCTCATTGGCCAGCCACGTCTCACTGCGCAGGGCCTGGAGACTGATCTGGTGGATATCACGTCACCGCTCACCGACAAGGTCATTGCCACCTTCCACGAGAAAACTCCGGGCGTCTGGGTGGAACGTTTGACGAGCCCAACAACCGAACCCGCAAAGCCGGATTTGCAGATCAGCATCAACAAAGGCCAAGCGTTACTCGACGGACTAGAAGCGTTCAATACGCGCATGGCCGAACAACTGAAGCAGCCAGGACGCTCGCCTGGCGGGATCGAATACCTCTTTCATCAGCATGCGATGGAGCTTGAGCACGCCAGTAGCGCAATTGATCAAGCATTGACCGACCGCAATGTCACCGAGAGCACCACAAACTCCGCCGCGCAGGTCAATAAAGCCCTCAGTGATGCGGTGGATAGTCTCTATGAGCAGGCCACCACCAACATGCTGAGGATGACCAAGGAACAACCACCCACCCCGGCGGGGATTAAATGGCT